Proteins encoded in a region of the Methanobrevibacter millerae genome:
- a CDS encoding adenylate kinase family protein: MSNIIFISGTPCTGKTTVSEILAGKLNWELVKVNDLAISNNLVLGIDEDKGYKVIDIDALNELLLDIISKTDNLIVEGHLSHLCSGADKLIILRCRPEILKERLALRNYSDAKIHENLEAEALGVCSAESLDIYENNVYELDVSNLDVDDVVSILLDVVNNKKELTFGEIDFMDWLLTHQ, encoded by the coding sequence ATGTCCAATATTATTTTTATCAGTGGAACTCCATGCACTGGAAAGACCACCGTCAGCGAAATATTGGCCGGGAAATTAAATTGGGAATTAGTTAAAGTTAATGACTTAGCTATTTCTAACAATTTAGTTTTAGGCATTGATGAAGATAAAGGATATAAGGTCATCGATATTGATGCTTTAAACGAACTTCTTTTAGATATTATTTCAAAAACAGATAATCTTATTGTTGAAGGTCATTTGTCTCATCTGTGCTCAGGTGCCGATAAGTTGATTATATTGAGATGCAGGCCTGAAATTTTAAAAGAAAGATTGGCTTTAAGAAATTATTCGGATGCTAAAATTCATGAAAATCTTGAAGCTGAAGCATTGGGCGTATGTTCGGCTGAAAGTTTAGATATTTATGAAAATAATGTATATGAATTGGATGTCAGCAATTTGGATGTTGATGATGTTGTTTCAATACTTTTAGATGTTGTCAACAATAAAAAAGAACTAACTTTTGGTGAAATTGATTTCATGGATTGGCTACTCACACATCAATAG
- a CDS encoding STT3 domain-containing protein, whose protein sequence is MNRQTIITVAKSIVIIMILLAVVFALRAPAADLNILPNEIKGDYVDSSGLPYFSEMDSYYNLRLTENYVNNGHVGDIDYGNGTQMDMHRYAPDGNVIDYEFGIVYITSFLHDIANQYFGSHGIREVAFWTGAIIASLAVIPAFIFARRLTNDFGAITATLIIALAPNYFAHTFPGFFDTDMFYYIFSLFFIFFFVECIRTDNLALKVIYAILSIISIGLFSISWTGYIFYVGLMGIFAVVYLIACFIFNVGENNQEQYSNKLIWFIRQKEVLSIILLLVIGFIGLAAFRGIDGVLGIFGTLFGLLSLQSAGTVVGGFPNVLISVAEMQMPNLLGAGMGSAFLANSNGVVNGIGGISVLFAGLIVLYILVSRVFKLRNVTKPKTTNAKPSKANRVSASKKIDDSKKFKLSLGQLTSFGSTQDEISQTKRITILYACLFLVWTVITILAVTRGSRFITTIVLPFGLMTGIFVGYVTDYFKNKLKNDKLLAVIVILCAALAAYPLTQINLMYGLILLVVLLAVGLASIYLKQNKSADTTRVPIKNYIAVVLVVLALVSPTVCGAYVTSNQVVPGTSDPMWNAMTWINENTENNTVITSWWDFGYLFEIAADRQVTFDGGSQSGDRAYWLGQAMTTSDLEYSAGIFRMLDSSGTKPQEDLYNFTGDYGKTTEILKEILPMTAQNATDTLVNNYHLTNEQAQQVVNGTHPANPRPVMFVASSDMLQKAGWWSYFGDWNFTNQSSQNYNYYVPTKQVTVEPNSVGKLPLLNQSGLLVNAVIERGQGNNSTTAYTEALSTYNNSEIVINGSTYNPLNISNIMVIEDGYLVKNESVGNVENANYTLFLMGESNVYTPILIDNKLANSMFTQLYLLGGANQNVFTMVHMENGVSLWQVNFNNTVAGGGSASTNTTNR, encoded by the coding sequence ATGAATAGACAAACAATAATAACAGTAGCTAAATCAATTGTCATTATAATGATTCTTTTAGCTGTTGTTTTTGCATTAAGAGCTCCTGCGGCCGACCTCAATATTCTTCCTAATGAAATAAAAGGGGATTATGTTGATTCCTCCGGTCTTCCTTATTTTAGTGAAATGGATTCATATTATAACTTAAGGTTGACGGAAAATTATGTAAATAATGGCCATGTTGGAGATATAGATTATGGTAATGGTACACAGATGGATATGCATAGGTATGCGCCTGATGGTAATGTAATCGATTATGAGTTTGGTATTGTATATATAACGTCATTTTTACATGATATTGCTAATCAGTACTTCGGATCTCATGGCATTAGGGAAGTTGCATTTTGGACTGGTGCAATTATAGCATCTTTGGCAGTTATTCCTGCATTTATTTTTGCTAGAAGATTAACCAATGATTTTGGTGCAATCACCGCCACATTAATTATTGCATTGGCTCCAAACTACTTTGCACACACATTCCCAGGATTTTTCGATACAGATATGTTTTATTACATATTCTCGCTATTCTTCATATTCTTCTTTGTTGAATGTATACGAACGGATAATCTGGCTTTGAAAGTAATTTATGCAATTTTATCTATTATTTCAATAGGACTGTTCTCCATATCATGGACGGGTTATATCTTTTACGTCGGTTTAATGGGAATATTTGCTGTAGTATATTTAATTGCATGCTTTATATTTAATGTCGGAGAGAATAATCAAGAACAGTACTCCAATAAGCTGATATGGTTTATTCGCCAGAAAGAAGTGCTGTCAATTATTTTGCTTTTGGTTATTGGTTTTATAGGACTTGCCGCTTTCAGAGGTATTGATGGCGTATTAGGAATTTTCGGTACCTTGTTTGGATTACTTTCATTGCAATCTGCCGGTACAGTTGTTGGTGGTTTCCCTAACGTACTTATTTCTGTTGCAGAGATGCAAATGCCAAACCTGCTTGGTGCTGGAATGGGTTCAGCATTCTTAGCTAATTCCAATGGTGTAGTAAACGGTATTGGTGGAATATCTGTATTATTCGCCGGTTTGATTGTATTATATATATTGGTTTCCAGAGTATTCAAACTCAGAAATGTCACTAAACCAAAAACTACTAATGCAAAACCAAGCAAGGCGAATAGAGTTTCCGCTTCTAAAAAAATTGATGACAGTAAAAAATTCAAATTATCTCTTGGTCAGTTAACTTCATTTGGCAGCACTCAAGATGAAATTTCTCAAACCAAACGTATTACTATTTTATATGCTTGTTTGTTTTTGGTTTGGACAGTAATTACTATTTTAGCAGTTACTAGAGGTTCAAGGTTCATTACTACTATTGTATTGCCATTTGGATTGATGACTGGTATATTTGTAGGTTATGTAACTGATTACTTTAAGAATAAATTGAAGAATGATAAATTACTGGCTGTTATTGTTATTCTTTGTGCAGCTCTTGCAGCTTATCCATTAACTCAAATCAATTTAATGTATGGATTAATATTGTTGGTTGTATTATTAGCTGTTGGATTAGCTTCAATTTATCTCAAACAAAACAAGTCTGCAGACACTACCCGTGTTCCTATCAAGAATTACATAGCTGTCGTGCTTGTTGTTCTTGCTTTAGTATCACCTACGGTTTGCGGTGCATATGTAACTTCAAATCAAGTAGTTCCGGGTACTAGCGATCCGATGTGGAATGCAATGACTTGGATTAATGAGAATACAGAAAACAATACTGTAATTACATCCTGGTGGGACTTCGGTTACCTCTTTGAGATTGCTGCTGATAGACAAGTAACATTCGATGGAGGTTCTCAGTCAGGTGACCGTGCATACTGGCTGGGTCAGGCGATGACGACGAGCGATTTAGAATATTCTGCAGGTATCTTCAGAATGCTTGATAGTTCAGGTACTAAACCTCAAGAAGATTTATATAATTTCACCGGAGATTATGGTAAAACAACTGAAATTCTTAAAGAAATTTTACCTATGACTGCACAGAACGCTACCGATACATTAGTCAATAATTATCATTTGACTAATGAACAGGCTCAACAAGTTGTAAACGGCACTCACCCTGCAAATCCACGTCCTGTAATGTTTGTTGCAAGTTCAGATATGCTTCAAAAAGCGGGTTGGTGGAGTTACTTCGGTGACTGGAACTTTACAAACCAAAGTTCTCAAAACTACAACTACTATGTGCCTACCAAACAGGTAACTGTTGAACCTAACTCCGTTGGTAAACTTCCGTTACTTAACCAGTCTGGTTTACTTGTAAATGCAGTTATTGAAAGAGGACAAGGAAACAATTCAACAACTGCATACACTGAAGCATTGTCTACATACAATAACAGTGAAATTGTTATTAACGGTTCTACATATAACCCATTGAATATTTCCAATATCATGGTAATTGAGGATGGATATCTGGTTAAAAACGAATCTGTCGGAAATGTGGAAAATGCAAACTACACATTGTTCCTGATGGGTGAGAGTAATGTATACACTCCAATATTGATTGATAACAAATTGGCCAATTCCATGTTTACTCAATTATACTTGTTGGGTGGTGCAAATCAAAATGTATTCACAATGGTTCATATGGAAAACGGTGTATCATTGTGGCAAGTGAACTTTAACAATACTGTTGCTGGTGGAGGATCCGCCTCTACTAACACAACAAACAGATAG
- a CDS encoding GTP-binding protein — MGIEDKIKDIEEEIQKTPYNKATSHHIGKLKAKLSRLKEESLQRSSSGHKGQGFHMKKTGDATVVLVGFPSVGKSTLLNEITNAESKVGAYQFTTLDIVPGVMEHKNAKIQVFDIPGIITGASSGKGRGKEILSVARTADLILIVLDTLNPQHLDVILKELRNIGIRPNERPPDVTVNRKKLGGVKVSSTCPLTHLDEKTIRSIINEYGMHNADVLFRDDVTIDQFIDVLDRNKTYVPMLILLNKVDLVDENYLEELKKYIPEFIPISADKKTNIDELKDLIFDNLDLVRVYLKPQGRKADMEDPLVIKKGSTVIDACGKLHREFVKNFRHAKVWGTSVKFPGQKVGPDHVLDDEDVLRIILKK, encoded by the coding sequence ATGGGTATTGAGGATAAAATTAAAGACATTGAGGAAGAAATTCAAAAGACACCATATAATAAAGCTACTTCACACCATATTGGAAAATTAAAAGCTAAACTTTCAAGATTGAAGGAGGAATCTCTTCAACGCAGCAGCTCTGGCCATAAGGGTCAGGGGTTTCACATGAAAAAAACTGGTGATGCAACAGTTGTGCTTGTGGGATTTCCGTCTGTTGGTAAATCTACATTATTGAATGAAATTACTAATGCTGAAAGTAAGGTTGGTGCTTATCAATTTACAACTTTAGATATTGTTCCCGGTGTCATGGAACATAAGAATGCAAAGATACAAGTTTTTGATATTCCTGGAATTATCACTGGAGCAAGTAGCGGTAAAGGAAGAGGAAAAGAAATACTGTCTGTTGCAAGAACAGCAGATTTGATTTTAATTGTTTTAGATACTTTAAATCCACAGCATTTGGATGTTATTTTAAAAGAACTAAGAAATATTGGTATAAGACCTAATGAACGCCCACCTGACGTTACAGTCAACAGAAAAAAGCTCGGTGGTGTAAAGGTTTCATCAACTTGTCCTTTAACTCACTTGGATGAAAAGACTATAAGATCTATCATTAATGAGTATGGAATGCATAATGCCGATGTTCTGTTCAGGGACGATGTGACTATTGACCAGTTCATTGATGTTTTGGACAGGAATAAAACATATGTTCCTATGCTGATTTTATTGAATAAGGTCGATTTAGTTGATGAAAATTACTTGGAAGAACTTAAAAAGTACATTCCGGAGTTCATTCCTATTTCTGCAGATAAAAAGACAAATATTGACGAGTTAAAGGATTTGATATTTGATAATTTGGATTTGGTTAGGGTTTATCTTAAACCTCAAGGAAGAAAAGCAGATATGGAAGATCCGTTGGTTATCAAAAAGGGTTCTACCGTAATAGATGCTTGTGGAAAACTTCACAGAGAATTCGTTAAAAACTTCCGTCATGCAAAAGTATGGGGAACATCAGTCAAGTTTCCGGGTCAAAAGGTTGGGCCTGATCATGTTTTGGATGATGAGGATGTTTTAAGAATCATATTAAAAAAATAA
- the topA gene encoding DNA topoisomerase I, with protein MHEVIICEKPSSAEKIAKALSSKAKKNLYNKKIKYWTLNRDSKDITVLSGVGHLYSLIPNTSKSSISFNLHWAPAYEVNKKTSGYTRDYVRAIQKFGKGADSYVHACDYDVEGTLIGYNALKYACGEDSLSKASRMKFSTLTKKDIIDAYENKINIDMHQVDNGIARHILDYYFGMNISIALSNAVRKSKKRFLKLSVGRVQTPTLSILVDREKEIEEFVPEPYWVIRAILDFEDIEIKHVDGNIFDRERAEEIFNKCQGKDATVDNIDFSNSTTRPPVPFNLGGLQSEAYNVFGFTPKRTQVIAQNLYSSGYTSYPRTSSQKLPESLDFPSIFKQLAQNNDYRKHISQLPAKLKPNNGKKDDEAHPAIHPTGILPSGLSKDEQKIYDLIVYRFISVFFEAAKFESMSTTLDIEGEKFRFRRRRVTHKGWMEHYPFRKIDDEKFPEVKEGDSMSVKELISDEKETKPPARYNQASLIKELEKRELGTKATRADIIDKLYDRKYIDGNKISVNQLGKNLIDTLSSYCNNLTSEELTRDLEDKLEGINKEKTTKDSVINEGEKDVKEILVDIDKNTDEIGSKLYDAYQESNIVGKCKCGGNLIKRYSPKNKSYFVGCSNYPDCNNTYSIPKGARFLKKTCDKCGLPIISFGSKPPKHACLDSNCGKEHLEPEQIEVLGKCPECGRDLIKRSGRYGDFVGCKGFPRCRFTCALDELKYKLKK; from the coding sequence ATGCATGAAGTAATTATTTGTGAGAAGCCTAGTTCTGCTGAAAAAATAGCAAAAGCATTGTCTTCTAAGGCTAAAAAAAATTTATACAATAAAAAAATTAAATATTGGACATTGAACAGAGATTCAAAAGATATAACTGTTTTATCAGGTGTTGGTCATTTATACTCATTAATCCCAAATACTTCTAAAAGTAGCATCTCATTCAACTTGCACTGGGCACCTGCATATGAGGTCAATAAGAAAACTAGTGGATACACTCGTGATTATGTAAGGGCTATTCAAAAGTTTGGTAAAGGTGCTGATTCTTATGTCCATGCATGCGATTACGATGTTGAAGGTACTTTGATTGGATATAATGCTTTAAAATATGCTTGTGGTGAAGATTCATTATCTAAAGCTTCTCGTATGAAATTTTCAACTTTAACTAAAAAAGACATAATTGATGCTTATGAAAATAAAATCAATATAGATATGCATCAGGTGGACAACGGTATTGCTCGCCATATTCTGGATTATTATTTTGGAATGAATATTTCCATTGCTCTATCAAATGCGGTTCGCAAATCTAAAAAACGATTTTTAAAATTATCTGTAGGTCGTGTTCAAACTCCCACATTATCTATTTTGGTAGATCGTGAAAAAGAAATTGAAGAATTTGTCCCTGAACCTTACTGGGTTATCAGAGCCATTCTAGATTTTGAAGATATTGAAATCAAGCATGTTGATGGAAACATTTTTGACCGTGAAAGGGCTGAGGAAATATTCAATAAATGTCAGGGAAAGGATGCTACTGTAGATAATATTGATTTTTCCAATTCAACTACAAGACCTCCGGTTCCATTCAATTTGGGAGGATTGCAGTCTGAAGCATATAATGTATTTGGATTTACTCCTAAAAGAACTCAGGTCATTGCCCAAAACCTTTACAGTTCAGGTTATACATCTTATCCACGTACTTCATCCCAAAAATTACCTGAAAGCCTTGATTTCCCATCTATTTTCAAACAATTGGCTCAAAATAATGATTATAGAAAACACATTTCTCAATTGCCTGCTAAATTAAAACCTAACAACGGTAAAAAGGATGATGAAGCACACCCTGCTATACATCCTACAGGAATTCTTCCGTCAGGATTGTCTAAAGATGAGCAAAAAATATATGATTTGATTGTTTATCGCTTTATTTCTGTATTTTTCGAAGCCGCAAAATTCGAATCAATGAGCACTACCTTAGACATTGAGGGCGAAAAGTTCCGCTTCAGACGCAGAAGAGTTACCCATAAGGGATGGATGGAACATTATCCGTTCAGAAAAATCGATGATGAAAAATTCCCTGAGGTTAAGGAGGGAGATTCAATGAGTGTTAAGGAACTTATTTCTGATGAAAAAGAGACTAAACCTCCTGCCCGTTATAATCAGGCTTCTTTAATTAAGGAATTGGAAAAAAGGGAACTTGGTACAAAGGCTACTCGTGCCGATATCATTGACAAGCTCTATGACCGTAAATATATAGACGGCAATAAGATATCTGTTAATCAGTTGGGTAAGAATCTTATTGATACATTAAGCAGCTATTGTAACAATTTGACTAGTGAAGAATTGACTAGAGACTTGGAAGATAAGCTTGAAGGTATTAATAAGGAAAAAACAACAAAAGATAGTGTTATTAATGAGGGAGAAAAGGATGTTAAAGAGATTCTAGTTGATATCGATAAGAATACTGATGAAATAGGATCCAAACTTTATGATGCTTATCAGGAAAGTAATATTGTAGGTAAGTGTAAATGTGGTGGAAATCTTATTAAAAGGTACTCTCCTAAAAACAAAAGCTATTTTGTTGGTTGTTCCAATTATCCTGACTGTAATAATACCTACTCAATCCCTAAGGGTGCACGGTTCTTGAAGAAAACATGTGATAAATGCGGATTGCCTATAATTTCATTTGGAAGCAAACCGCCTAAGCATGCTTGTCTGGATTCCAATTGCGGTAAGGAACACCTTGAACCTGAGCAAATTGAAGTTCTTGGCAAATGTCCTGAGTGTGGAAGAGATTTGATTAAACGTTCCGGACGTTATGGTGACTTTGTAGGTTGCAAAGGTTTTCCTAGATGCAGATTTACATGTGCATTGGATGAGTTGAAATATAAACTTAAAAAATAA